A DNA window from Candidatus Protochlamydia naegleriophila contains the following coding sequences:
- the gmk gene encoding guanylate kinase → MFVISAPAGTGKTTLVDMLTNEFASVVANISYTTRQPRSGEVYGQHYHFITQSEFEAKIAASDFLEYVKLYGTYYGTSRRWIEEQRASGQHVILVIDTQGALQLKGRCDATFIFIRPPSLEVLKQRLVHRQTESTEMIEQRLACAERELDAAQYYDYQIINDDLNEAYQVLRSILIAECHRTSYVCETNRSLIKGA, encoded by the coding sequence ATGTTTGTTATTAGCGCTCCGGCTGGAACGGGTAAAACGACTCTTGTAGATATGCTGACAAACGAGTTTGCATCTGTCGTTGCCAATATCTCTTATACCACCCGGCAGCCTAGATCTGGGGAGGTATATGGGCAGCATTATCATTTTATTACCCAATCAGAGTTTGAAGCAAAAATAGCTGCCTCAGATTTTCTCGAGTATGTTAAGCTATATGGGACTTATTATGGAACATCGCGCCGTTGGATTGAAGAGCAAAGAGCGTCTGGGCAGCATGTGATTCTCGTCATAGATACTCAAGGTGCTTTACAGCTGAAAGGACGTTGCGATGCAACTTTTATTTTTATACGTCCGCCCTCATTAGAAGTGTTAAAGCAGAGGCTGGTTCACCGTCAAACAGAGTCGACAGAGATGATAGAACAGCGACTGGCGTGCGCAGAACGGGAATTGGATGCCGCTCAATATTATGATTATCAAATTATCAATGATGACCTTAATGAGGCTTATCAAGTGTTAAGAAGCATTTTGATCGCCGAATGTCACCGCACCTCTTATGTGTGTGAAACAAATAGGTCATTAATAAAAGGAGCATGA
- a CDS encoding YicC/YloC family endoribonuclease → MTAFGRANFNTEMGHFTVEIQSVNRKFLEINVQLPRELSYFDVEIKKWLQPYITRGQVTVKVMASFEGKAPFIVVPNLALARQIKEAWSTIAKQLELDGESIDLELLSQSEDILRFEENRHEEENYRQILKQVLDQAVAGFMQMKFQEGDVLLGDMLSRSEKIRQAMKIIEERTPYATKKYREKLMARLEDLLPEHVENEERILREVALFAEKIDIAEEITRFFCHLTRFEERIQGSDSSVGKTLEFILQELGREVNTIGSKSSDIEIARLVIDIKSELERIREQIQNIE, encoded by the coding sequence ATGACAGCGTTTGGTCGTGCAAATTTCAACACCGAAATGGGCCACTTCACCGTTGAGATTCAATCCGTTAATCGTAAATTTTTAGAAATCAATGTACAGCTTCCGCGCGAACTGAGCTATTTCGATGTGGAAATCAAAAAATGGCTGCAGCCTTATATCACGCGTGGGCAAGTAACTGTCAAAGTAATGGCTTCTTTTGAGGGTAAGGCGCCTTTTATTGTTGTCCCCAATTTGGCATTGGCTAGGCAGATTAAAGAGGCGTGGTCGACGATTGCGAAGCAGCTGGAGTTGGATGGAGAATCTATTGACTTAGAGCTCTTATCGCAGTCAGAGGATATACTCCGGTTTGAAGAAAATCGCCATGAAGAAGAGAACTACCGTCAAATATTGAAGCAGGTGTTGGATCAGGCTGTTGCAGGCTTCATGCAGATGAAGTTTCAAGAAGGGGATGTCTTGCTAGGTGATATGTTGAGCCGCTCGGAAAAGATACGCCAAGCCATGAAGATCATTGAAGAAAGAACGCCTTATGCGACCAAAAAGTATCGCGAAAAGCTTATGGCGCGCTTAGAAGACTTATTGCCCGAGCATGTGGAAAATGAAGAGCGCATTTTGCGTGAAGTTGCATTGTTTGCAGAGAAGATTGACATTGCAGAGGAAATTACGCGTTTTTTCTGCCATTTGACTCGTTTTGAAGAACGCATTCAAGGTTCTGATTCGAGTGTTGGAAAGACCCTAGAGTTCATTTTACAAGAGCTTGGCAGAGAAGTAAACACGATTGGAAGCAAGTCGTCAGATATTGAAATTGCTAGGCTTGTGATCGACATTAAGAGTGAATTGGAACGCATCCGAGAACAGATTCAAAATATCGAGTAG
- a CDS encoding ribonuclease HII has translation MPHSSLSEDERLRLVSMTAYEEGMYLKGYQCIAGIDEAGRGPLAGPVVAAACILPRGLLIPQVNDSKKLTPKIRERLFGRLLNDPSVRYGIGIVEPIDIDRINIYQATIQAMLIAVQQLPVPPDCLLVDGMPLPHPNLPCLKIIKGDQLSQSIAAASIIAKETRDRLMNDYHLQWPQYGFNQHKGYATERHLEAILQHGPCQIHRRSFDPIKSMIGQGAEVNI, from the coding sequence ATGCCCCACTCCAGTTTAAGCGAAGACGAGCGCCTCCGTTTGGTATCAATGACGGCTTATGAAGAAGGAATGTATTTGAAGGGTTATCAATGCATTGCTGGTATCGATGAAGCGGGTCGTGGACCTTTGGCAGGTCCTGTTGTCGCTGCTGCTTGTATTTTGCCGCGCGGTCTTCTCATTCCCCAAGTGAATGATAGTAAAAAGTTGACTCCAAAAATACGCGAGCGTTTATTCGGCCGTTTACTGAATGATCCGTCTGTCAGGTATGGAATCGGAATCGTTGAACCGATTGATATCGATCGGATTAATATCTATCAAGCAACCATTCAAGCCATGTTAATAGCTGTCCAGCAACTTCCCGTTCCTCCCGACTGCTTGCTAGTTGATGGCATGCCGCTTCCCCATCCAAACCTGCCTTGCTTGAAAATTATAAAAGGCGATCAATTATCCCAGTCGATTGCTGCTGCTTCCATCATTGCCAAAGAAACGCGTGATCGCTTGATGAATGACTATCACTTGCAATGGCCTCAATATGGCTTTAACCAGCATAAAGGGTATGCAACGGAGCGCCATCTAGAAGCGATTTTACAGCACGGCCCTTGCCAAATTCACCGCCGCTCTTTCGATCCCATCAAATCCATGATTGGACAAGGCGCTGAGGTGAACATTTAA
- the rplS gene encoding 50S ribosomal protein L19, which produces MSRSAIIEKLQSQQMKKDVTSFRIGDTVRVHIRIIEGDKERTQVFAGTVIARKGQGLSETFSVHRVAYGEGMERVFMLHSPRIAKIEVVKEGDVRRSKLYYLRGTSGKASKVKGRFGARRAPAPAAEASAE; this is translated from the coding sequence ATGAGTCGATCTGCCATTATTGAAAAGCTGCAAAGCCAGCAGATGAAAAAGGATGTTACATCCTTCCGCATCGGTGATACTGTTCGCGTTCACATTCGCATCATTGAAGGCGATAAAGAAAGAACACAGGTTTTTGCAGGAACTGTCATTGCTCGTAAAGGACAAGGCCTTTCTGAGACCTTCTCTGTGCACCGTGTTGCTTACGGCGAAGGCATGGAAAGAGTTTTTATGTTGCACAGCCCACGTATTGCAAAGATTGAAGTCGTAAAAGAAGGTGATGTCCGTCGCAGCAAGCTTTACTACTTACGTGGAACATCTGGCAAGGCTTCTAAAGTTAAAGGCCGTTTTGGTGCTCGCCGTGCTCCAGCTCCTGCTGCAGAAGCTAGCGCAGAATAA
- the trmD gene encoding tRNA (guanosine(37)-N1)-methyltransferase TrmD has product MIVDILSLFPGYFRGPFDESILKRAQEKRLLTINLLDIRDFADNRFRRVDDRPYGGGPGMVMMPQPVTAAIRHVKSPQAKVIYMSPQGRPLNAAKCRQLAQEQHLILLCGHYEGIDQRVLDEEVDEEISIGDYVLTNGCLAAIVLLDAVSRFIPDVLGHASAADEDSFEGGRLDYPHYTRPEVFEGRSVPSVLLSGNHQEIAKWRLEQALKKTLDVRPDLHA; this is encoded by the coding sequence GTGATCGTCGATATTTTATCTCTTTTTCCTGGCTATTTTAGAGGGCCTTTCGATGAAAGTATCCTCAAGCGAGCTCAAGAAAAGAGATTATTGACGATCAATTTGCTTGATATACGGGATTTTGCCGACAATCGCTTTCGCCGCGTTGATGATCGACCTTATGGGGGTGGTCCTGGAATGGTGATGATGCCGCAGCCAGTGACAGCCGCCATTCGTCATGTGAAGAGCCCTCAAGCGAAGGTCATTTACATGTCTCCTCAAGGGAGACCGTTAAATGCAGCCAAGTGTCGTCAATTAGCGCAGGAACAGCATCTAATTCTTTTGTGTGGTCACTATGAAGGAATTGATCAGCGAGTTCTAGATGAAGAAGTAGATGAAGAAATTAGTATAGGTGATTACGTCCTGACTAACGGCTGCTTGGCAGCCATTGTCCTTCTAGATGCTGTCTCCCGTTTTATCCCAGATGTTTTGGGTCATGCTTCTGCTGCAGATGAAGATTCATTTGAAGGGGGACGATTAGATTATCCGCACTATACGCGGCCAGAAGTCTTTGAAGGGCGTTCCGTACCGAGTGTATTATTGAGTGGAAACCATCAGGAAATTGCCAAATGGCGCCTGGAGCAAGCACTGAAAAAGACGCTGGACGTTAGACCCGACCTTCATGCTTAG
- the rpsP gene encoding 30S ribosomal protein S16 has product MALKIRLRQQGRTNRAFFRLVVTDSRSPRDGKYVEALGWYNPVEAEDDKKLFFKSDRIKHWLDLGAQLTESAACLIKKTSPEIIRAQTEKKVAARAKAAVKRKEKTQG; this is encoded by the coding sequence ATGGCGTTAAAAATTAGATTGCGGCAACAAGGTCGCACAAACCGTGCTTTCTTTCGTTTAGTTGTGACCGACTCTCGTTCACCTCGCGATGGTAAGTACGTTGAAGCTCTCGGCTGGTACAATCCAGTAGAAGCTGAAGACGATAAGAAGTTGTTTTTCAAATCAGACCGCATTAAGCATTGGTTGGACCTTGGTGCCCAATTGACAGAAAGTGCTGCTTGTTTGATCAAGAAAACTTCTCCAGAAATTATTCGTGCTCAGACGGAGAAAAAAGTAGCCGCTCGTGCTAAAGCAGCTGTAAAGCGTAAAGAAAAGACGCAAGGCTAA
- the ffh gene encoding signal recognition particle protein, whose amino-acid sequence MLGTLTTKLQDVFSKLGGKKRLTEENISDAVNEVRLALLEADVNYGVTKTLVKRLKEKSLGEQVIKSVTPGQQFIKIVHDELVVLMGGDEANLQLEGKPGVIMLCGLQGSGKTTHSAKLARYLKKKGQCKNPLLAACDLQRPAAIEQLKILGQQIGVPVFSMAGEKDPVRVAKEALKQAQEGQHDLLIVDTAGRLHIDDELMTQLEKIKDVLKPGEILFVANATTGQDAVNVAAEFNKRISVTGTILTMLDGNTRGGAAISIREVTGKPLKFEGVGEKVDDIQLFNPNSMADRILGMGDTINLVKKAQEHIDEAEAQKLEQKIRSATFTYDDYLKQIQTVKKMGSIKSLLGMLPGMGQLPAMDFDEKEFFKVEAMILSMTRDERTEKCELTAPRRKRLAQGSGTKIEDVNKLVKSFKQAKQFFKNMPNMKQLEKMLGGSLWR is encoded by the coding sequence ATGTTAGGGACGTTAACAACAAAGTTGCAAGATGTTTTTTCGAAGTTAGGCGGAAAGAAACGTTTGACAGAAGAAAATATTTCTGACGCGGTCAATGAAGTGCGTTTGGCTTTGTTGGAGGCAGATGTCAATTATGGAGTCACTAAGACGCTTGTTAAGCGCCTTAAAGAGAAATCTTTAGGTGAGCAGGTTATTAAATCGGTTACGCCTGGTCAGCAGTTTATTAAAATCGTCCATGATGAGCTTGTTGTGTTGATGGGTGGTGATGAGGCGAACCTTCAGCTTGAAGGTAAACCTGGCGTGATTATGTTATGTGGATTGCAAGGGTCTGGTAAAACGACGCATAGTGCTAAGTTGGCCAGGTATTTGAAGAAGAAAGGCCAGTGCAAAAATCCATTGCTAGCTGCTTGTGATTTACAGCGTCCTGCAGCTATCGAACAGTTAAAGATATTAGGTCAACAAATTGGTGTGCCTGTTTTTTCTATGGCCGGTGAAAAAGATCCTGTTCGCGTTGCGAAGGAAGCTTTAAAACAGGCGCAAGAGGGACAGCATGATCTTCTAATCGTGGACACGGCGGGTCGTTTGCATATTGACGACGAGTTGATGACGCAGTTAGAAAAAATTAAAGACGTTTTGAAGCCAGGTGAAATTCTTTTCGTTGCGAATGCAACCACGGGGCAAGATGCCGTTAACGTAGCTGCTGAGTTCAATAAGAGGATCTCAGTGACGGGTACAATCTTGACCATGTTGGATGGTAATACGCGCGGGGGTGCTGCGATATCCATTCGCGAAGTGACTGGTAAGCCGTTAAAATTCGAAGGGGTTGGGGAGAAAGTTGATGATATTCAACTTTTTAATCCAAATTCGATGGCTGACCGTATCTTGGGAATGGGAGATACAATTAACCTGGTTAAGAAAGCTCAGGAGCATATCGACGAAGCAGAAGCTCAAAAGCTCGAACAAAAGATTCGATCGGCGACTTTTACCTATGATGATTATTTGAAGCAGATTCAGACAGTCAAAAAAATGGGATCGATCAAAAGTTTGTTGGGTATGTTACCTGGAATGGGTCAACTTCCTGCGATGGATTTTGACGAAAAAGAGTTTTTTAAAGTTGAAGCGATGATTTTGTCCATGACTCGTGATGAGAGGACTGAAAAATGCGAGTTGACAGCTCCGAGACGTAAGCGCCTTGCTCAAGGAAGTGGAACTAAGATTGAAGATGTCAACAAGCTTGTTAAATCGTTTAAACAAGCTAAACAATTTTTTAAAAATATGCCAAATATGAAACAATTAGAAAAGATGTTGGGAGGATCCCTATGGCGTTAA
- the prmC gene encoding peptide chain release factor N(5)-glutamine methyltransferase: MTSVAEALAFVAQALAVKKSSLVRRQAEEILCCALACDRSFLYSHSCQQLSEGEWLCCQDYLSRRLRGEPLAYIHGVVEFYHCQIKVTPAVLIPRQETEILVDKIAKTLARQDLHGKVLLDLCCGSGCIGIALKKQFPDLTVVLADFSFEALQVARQNALDNQVDVTCLQGDFLEPFKGERAHYVVCNPPYISEAEFNELGLEVKEFEPKMALLGGSSGLEFYERLASDLPACLFPNAQVWLEIGYLQGEGVQKLFQGVPWKGQHLENDWAGHHRFFFLENE, from the coding sequence ATGACCTCTGTTGCAGAGGCGCTGGCTTTTGTAGCTCAGGCGTTAGCTGTGAAGAAAAGTTCGCTTGTGCGTAGGCAGGCAGAAGAGATTCTTTGCTGTGCACTTGCTTGCGACCGCTCTTTTCTCTATTCGCATAGTTGTCAGCAACTAAGCGAGGGTGAGTGGTTATGCTGCCAAGATTACTTGTCGAGGCGCTTGCGAGGTGAGCCGTTAGCGTATATTCATGGTGTGGTGGAGTTTTATCACTGCCAGATCAAGGTGACGCCTGCTGTGCTGATTCCTCGTCAAGAAACTGAAATTCTCGTTGATAAAATTGCAAAAACATTGGCAAGGCAAGATTTGCATGGAAAAGTGCTCTTGGATCTTTGTTGCGGTTCTGGCTGCATAGGAATTGCCTTGAAAAAGCAGTTTCCCGATCTCACGGTAGTTTTGGCTGACTTTTCTTTTGAGGCATTGCAAGTGGCCAGGCAAAATGCCTTGGATAATCAGGTTGATGTGACTTGTCTGCAGGGAGATTTTCTAGAGCCATTTAAAGGGGAGCGGGCGCATTATGTTGTGTGCAATCCCCCCTATATCTCAGAAGCTGAGTTTAACGAGTTGGGTTTAGAGGTTAAAGAGTTTGAGCCAAAGATGGCTCTTTTAGGGGGGAGTAGCGGATTGGAGTTTTATGAGCGATTAGCCAGCGACCTTCCGGCATGTCTCTTTCCTAATGCGCAGGTCTGGTTGGAGATTGGGTATTTGCAAGGAGAGGGCGTGCAAAAACTTTTTCAAGGGGTTCCTTGGAAAGGACAGCACCTTGAAAATGATTGGGCGGGCCATCATCGCTTCTTTTTCCTTGAAAATGAATGA
- the prfA gene encoding peptide chain release factor 1 produces MEKKVHQLLERLSEVEEVLGQPHVYDDQKKYRALSQEHAYLSQLKHTWEEKQLSQRQLEDNQELLKIEKDPEFAEVLRDDIRQLEARVQELQTAMENQLVPPDPLDNRPSIIELRAGTGGDEAALFVGDCVRMYKLFADRKGWRYELLSCTPSDVGGYKEYVMVFSGPNVYRFMQYEAGTHRVQRVPETEAQGRVHTSAITIAVLPEPDEDEEIDLDDKDLRIDTYRSSGAGGQHVNTTDSAVRITHVPTGIVVYCQEERSQHKNKDKAMRLLKAKMAEIEQQKKQQELASTRAQQVGSGDRSERIRTYNFPQNRITDHRINLTKYNLDYVMEGDLEEITAALVTYFHQEKLKGTEEA; encoded by the coding sequence ATGGAAAAGAAAGTTCATCAACTTCTTGAGCGTTTGTCAGAAGTCGAGGAAGTGTTGGGGCAGCCGCACGTTTATGACGACCAAAAAAAATACCGTGCACTATCGCAAGAGCATGCTTATTTGAGCCAGCTCAAGCATACATGGGAAGAAAAGCAGTTGTCTCAGAGGCAGCTTGAGGATAATCAAGAACTTCTTAAGATTGAAAAAGATCCTGAGTTTGCAGAAGTGTTAAGGGATGATATCCGTCAGCTGGAAGCGCGTGTTCAAGAGCTTCAGACTGCGATGGAAAATCAGCTTGTTCCTCCAGATCCATTAGATAATCGCCCTTCCATTATTGAATTGAGAGCTGGTACGGGTGGTGATGAGGCTGCTTTATTTGTTGGCGATTGTGTGAGAATGTATAAGTTATTTGCCGATCGCAAAGGGTGGCGTTATGAATTGCTTTCTTGCACTCCTTCTGATGTGGGGGGCTATAAAGAGTATGTCATGGTCTTTTCCGGACCAAATGTTTATCGTTTTATGCAGTATGAGGCCGGAACGCATCGGGTGCAGCGCGTTCCAGAGACTGAAGCGCAAGGACGTGTGCATACCTCTGCAATCACCATTGCTGTTTTGCCTGAACCGGATGAGGACGAAGAGATCGACCTGGATGATAAAGATCTGAGGATCGATACCTATCGCTCCTCTGGTGCAGGCGGTCAGCACGTTAACACGACAGATAGTGCCGTTCGTATCACTCACGTCCCTACAGGAATTGTCGTGTATTGTCAGGAAGAGCGGAGTCAGCATAAGAATAAAGACAAGGCTATGCGCCTTTTGAAAGCTAAAATGGCTGAAATCGAGCAGCAAAAAAAGCAGCAGGAGTTAGCTAGTACGCGCGCTCAGCAAGTGGGTTCTGGTGATCGTTCTGAAAGGATTAGAACCTATAATTTCCCGCAAAATCGCATTACAGACCATCGCATTAATCTAACGAAGTATAATCTGGACTATGTGATGGAAGGGGATTTGGAAGAGATTACAGCAGCGCTCGTGACCTACTTCCATCAGGAGAAACTGAAAGGGACAGAAGAAGCATGA
- a CDS encoding type B 50S ribosomal protein L31 yields MKKNVHPQYQKVLFVDSASGYRFVCGSTLQPEATEKFEGVEYPVSYLSISSSSHPFFTGSKQLVDSEGRVEKFKKRFERKKEAAKDDSQQESGSDSKQKGSK; encoded by the coding sequence ATGAAAAAGAATGTCCATCCGCAATACCAGAAAGTCTTGTTTGTTGATTCTGCTTCTGGTTACCGTTTTGTATGCGGATCTACTTTACAGCCTGAAGCAACTGAAAAGTTTGAAGGGGTAGAATATCCAGTTAGTTATCTCTCTATTTCTTCTTCTTCGCACCCTTTCTTCACAGGAAGCAAGCAATTGGTTGACTCTGAAGGCCGAGTTGAGAAATTTAAGAAGCGTTTCGAGCGTAAAAAGGAAGCTGCTAAAGACGATTCTCAGCAAGAATCTGGATCTGACAGCAAGCAGAAAGGTTCTAAATAA
- a CDS encoding OTU domain-containing protein, protein MINPFSSYSFQKTLFSLPSRMMVGLGRLYTFLKNIPSPLSFLTQRVNQQAQANFNKSTPLKPCDLSTQSITPIKPTPSTDLDACTPKQIEKTVNKTKRTTPTIVHRTLTSKPQARVQQPRAQAWTQPPFEYSAPPLQSKPTTKITEQHKPHPINQTLINVPSDGNCQLHAILKGLEIQYPHLLNDQSVDGEMIQHSHRTLRQKGLDFITKCLLEDHPLSEECYGYLDSDRGEYNSDFKRRASNFLRSDLLKIEHNLIKTLTRDKKPTTNVTPLLKQQVSVWIKHIAVQQGKIGHIFTEAENNTLQQFNQLISNRQESLEKTYTSLINQAYDIHEKLSKRIDAEVIIHSNEEFLQRCSQDSFWCSSLHLFALSAAFNIPIEVHDPLIPAKFGAQTFNPMKSELPPIQLYRSGGNHYQYILAAAH, encoded by the coding sequence ATGATAAATCCATTTTCAAGTTATTCATTTCAGAAAACTCTTTTTTCTTTACCTAGTCGGATGATGGTAGGTTTAGGAAGACTCTATACATTTTTAAAAAACATCCCATCCCCACTTTCTTTCTTGACTCAAAGAGTAAATCAACAAGCACAGGCAAACTTTAACAAATCAACGCCCCTCAAGCCGTGTGATTTATCGACCCAATCAATTACTCCCATAAAGCCGACTCCCTCAACTGATTTGGATGCTTGCACGCCAAAACAGATAGAAAAGACTGTTAACAAAACTAAACGTACCACCCCAACCATTGTGCATCGCACTCTCACATCAAAACCGCAAGCCCGGGTTCAACAACCAAGAGCGCAAGCATGGACTCAACCGCCATTTGAGTACTCCGCACCACCATTACAGAGCAAGCCGACCACCAAAATTACAGAACAGCACAAACCCCATCCAATCAATCAAACCCTCATTAACGTACCAAGTGATGGCAATTGCCAACTTCACGCTATTTTAAAAGGGCTTGAAATTCAATATCCCCATCTTTTAAACGATCAATCTGTGGACGGGGAGATGATTCAGCACTCGCATCGTACATTGAGGCAAAAAGGCCTTGATTTCATAACGAAGTGTCTCTTGGAGGATCATCCCTTATCAGAAGAATGTTATGGGTATTTGGATAGCGATAGAGGGGAATATAATTCAGATTTTAAAAGACGTGCTTCCAACTTTTTAAGAAGCGATCTTTTAAAGATAGAGCACAACCTCATCAAGACTTTGACTAGAGACAAAAAACCGACTACGAATGTAACCCCTCTTTTAAAGCAACAAGTATCCGTTTGGATTAAGCACATCGCCGTGCAGCAAGGAAAAATCGGGCACATCTTTACAGAAGCTGAAAATAACACCTTACAGCAATTCAACCAATTGATATCCAATCGACAAGAATCATTAGAAAAAACCTACACCTCCCTTATCAATCAGGCATATGACATACATGAAAAATTAAGCAAGCGAATAGATGCAGAGGTCATTATTCACTCAAACGAAGAGTTCCTTCAACGCTGTTCGCAAGACAGCTTTTGGTGCTCGAGCCTACACCTGTTTGCATTAAGCGCTGCTTTTAACATTCCAATTGAGGTTCATGACCCCCTGATTCCCGCAAAATTTGGAGCACAAACCTTCAATCCGATGAAATCCGAACTTCCTCCCATCCAACTATATCGCTCTGGCGGCAACCACTATCAGTACATTCTAGCAGCCGCGCATTAA
- a CDS encoding OTU domain-containing protein — translation MTSPISPQLPNSPQPPTSWRSFTNRIGRAWRQFTSLHQKLLELVVRVCSLWKAPLKSITHTPPPLPPIKPSKQPQPTLNNFLFKKSPSLPSIATKGNVKTPADIPPALQPTASNENYKAPNESRPLQSNQAAPLVPNEALEASPHVRVKSEEKAIKKESQAIHPSNEDSERISIQDKMNSPHVISNAIKLSNAEEDRHTIDVPDKGDCLFCAIGVGIKLLYNESEAIQSELNWTISPDLLKKNLKNEEALLSQPSRRLRQQAADFLEKIRHTLPVMISLMGGIIDHNEIVEKKIQSQQVMTVILEDDIEVLKERLKGLDPATHEDARDLTTAEMKAKQSQLHHIQSSIEELKRNIVLEDDVESYLKHSREEGFYCGTAQIVALSEIYRIPIEVIFDYSKETERKEVFNPTQSEVPKLTLAFVNNNHFKLHQDWL, via the coding sequence ATGACATCCCCTATTAGCCCTCAACTTCCCAATTCGCCACAGCCACCGACAAGCTGGCGCTCTTTTACAAATAGAATTGGGCGGGCGTGGAGGCAATTTACTAGCCTCCACCAAAAACTGCTAGAGCTAGTTGTACGCGTTTGCTCTCTATGGAAAGCGCCTCTTAAATCAATAACACACACACCTCCTCCGCTCCCTCCAATAAAACCATCCAAACAGCCGCAGCCCACCTTAAACAATTTCCTCTTCAAAAAATCACCTTCACTTCCATCCATTGCCACAAAAGGGAATGTCAAAACTCCAGCAGATATCCCCCCTGCCCTTCAACCCACTGCTTCAAACGAGAATTACAAGGCTCCAAATGAATCCCGTCCTCTTCAATCCAACCAAGCCGCTCCTTTAGTCCCCAATGAGGCATTGGAAGCAAGCCCGCATGTTCGTGTAAAGAGCGAAGAAAAGGCTATCAAAAAAGAATCTCAGGCAATCCACCCATCAAACGAAGATAGTGAGCGCATTTCCATACAAGATAAAATGAATTCCCCTCACGTCATTTCAAATGCGATTAAGCTTTCGAATGCAGAAGAAGATCGGCATACGATCGATGTCCCAGATAAAGGAGACTGCCTTTTCTGCGCAATTGGAGTGGGAATCAAACTCTTGTATAATGAGAGTGAAGCCATTCAAAGCGAATTGAACTGGACCATCTCCCCAGACCTGCTGAAGAAAAATTTAAAAAATGAAGAAGCCTTGTTGAGTCAACCGAGCAGGCGTTTGCGGCAGCAAGCCGCCGACTTTCTTGAAAAAATACGCCACACATTACCGGTCATGATCAGCCTGATGGGGGGCATTATCGACCACAATGAGATTGTAGAAAAAAAGATTCAAAGCCAACAAGTAATGACCGTAATCTTGGAAGATGATATTGAAGTGTTAAAGGAGCGTTTAAAAGGCCTCGATCCTGCGACTCACGAAGATGCTCGCGATTTGACAACCGCAGAAATGAAAGCCAAGCAAAGCCAGCTTCATCACATTCAATCGTCGATCGAAGAACTGAAAAGAAATATTGTGCTAGAAGACGACGTAGAGAGTTACTTGAAACATTCACGAGAAGAGGGTTTTTACTGCGGAACGGCTCAAATTGTAGCCTTGAGCGAGATCTATCGCATTCCTATCGAGGTCATTTTTGATTATTCAAAAGAAACCGAACGCAAAGAGGTGTTTAATCCGACACAATCCGAGGTACCTAAGCTAACGCTTGCTTTCGTCAATAACAACCACTTCAAATTGCATCAAGACTGGCTTTAA
- the tadA gene encoding tRNA adenosine(34) deaminase TadA has protein sequence MSFPWSISPQSDDERFMLEALKEAWKAFKADEVPVGAVLVKDNHIIARGYNQVEMLKDATAHAEMLCLTAGESALENWRLSNTTLYCTIEPCSMCAGAMLLTRISTLVWGAPDLRHGANGSWVDLFEPVHPTHSIQIRKGVLEGPCAEILKDFFQMQRDKKSSKQKGRTNGNEFPLE, from the coding sequence ATGTCTTTCCCCTGGAGTATTAGCCCCCAAAGCGACGATGAACGTTTTATGCTTGAAGCTTTAAAAGAAGCTTGGAAAGCATTTAAAGCAGATGAGGTGCCTGTAGGGGCTGTATTGGTGAAAGATAACCACATTATTGCACGGGGATACAATCAAGTCGAGATGTTGAAAGATGCGACAGCTCATGCCGAAATGCTTTGCCTGACGGCTGGCGAATCTGCCCTAGAGAACTGGAGGCTTTCCAATACAACTCTCTATTGTACCATTGAACCGTGCAGTATGTGTGCAGGTGCAATGTTGTTGACGCGTATTAGCACACTCGTGTGGGGAGCCCCAGATTTGCGACATGGTGCAAACGGAAGTTGGGTGGATTTATTCGAGCCTGTTCATCCAACCCACTCAATCCAAATCCGCAAAGGGGTTTTAGAAGGGCCTTGTGCGGAGATTTTAAAAGACTTTTTTCAGATGCAAAGAGACAAAAAATCCTCTAAGCAAAAAGGGCGCACTAATGGAAACGAATTCCCCTTGGAATGA